A stretch of the Archangium violaceum genome encodes the following:
- a CDS encoding DUF4139 domain-containing protein translates to MSTPIHLPVVKVTVLEDRALVERRGDVVLPAGPQRLCVEGLSPLAVDRSLQAQLTGGTVAQARVSRAWKEKPREDAREQKTELRRRVEELETELKRAQADAQRLQSRQEVVNVAREDVLRAIAELSGVGRAKPESWHEQLETVRKESASTEEALRRARKHVEATWKRLVEARAVLAQSEQPEQRLVTSAELDANLPQGGTVSLRVTYLVPCAVWRPAYRATLAPAENGEAVTLECEAVVWQRTEEEWKDVELLFSTARPTLGASPPRLVEDWLRLRDKSEQEKHSVEVSIREEVIQTLGEGGATPSESMPGLDDGGEALTLRASHRVTVPSDGAPHRVPLFQFTAPATSELIGQPEHSPLVHRVARFDNRGPSVLLAGPVDLVRSSGYVGRAQLKFTGLGEKLKLGFGSEDTLRIARLVDSKQDTQRLTGRRTQTHQVKLFLSNTGTRAEKVVLEERMPVSEVEAVEVKLLQDQTKPAPAKVSEDGIVRFELGAPPRSQQELAFAYSVASSSKVAGL, encoded by the coding sequence ATGAGTACCCCCATCCATCTGCCCGTCGTCAAGGTGACCGTCCTCGAGGACCGCGCGCTGGTGGAGCGCCGCGGAGACGTGGTGCTGCCCGCGGGGCCCCAGCGGCTGTGCGTGGAGGGGCTCTCGCCGCTCGCGGTGGACCGCTCGCTCCAGGCCCAGCTCACCGGAGGCACCGTGGCCCAGGCCCGCGTGAGCCGCGCGTGGAAGGAAAAGCCCCGCGAGGACGCGCGCGAACAGAAGACTGAGCTGCGCCGCCGCGTCGAGGAGCTCGAGACGGAGTTGAAGCGCGCGCAGGCGGACGCGCAGCGGCTGCAATCCCGCCAGGAGGTGGTGAATGTGGCACGCGAGGACGTGCTGCGCGCCATCGCCGAGCTCTCGGGCGTCGGCCGGGCGAAGCCGGAGTCCTGGCACGAGCAGCTGGAGACCGTACGCAAGGAGTCCGCCTCCACGGAGGAGGCCCTCCGGCGGGCGCGCAAGCACGTGGAGGCGACGTGGAAGCGGCTGGTGGAGGCCCGGGCGGTGCTCGCCCAGAGCGAGCAGCCGGAGCAACGGCTCGTCACCTCCGCGGAGCTGGACGCGAATCTCCCGCAAGGGGGAACCGTGTCGCTGCGCGTGACGTACCTGGTGCCCTGTGCCGTGTGGCGGCCGGCGTACCGCGCCACGCTCGCCCCGGCCGAGAACGGCGAGGCGGTGACGCTCGAATGCGAGGCCGTGGTGTGGCAGCGCACCGAGGAGGAGTGGAAGGACGTGGAGCTGCTGTTCTCCACGGCCCGCCCCACCCTGGGCGCCTCGCCACCCCGGCTCGTGGAGGACTGGCTGCGGCTGCGCGACAAGAGCGAGCAGGAGAAGCACTCGGTGGAGGTGTCCATCCGCGAGGAGGTCATCCAGACCCTCGGCGAGGGCGGTGCCACCCCGTCCGAGTCCATGCCGGGCCTGGACGACGGCGGCGAGGCGCTGACGCTGCGGGCCTCCCACCGCGTCACCGTGCCGAGCGATGGCGCGCCCCACCGCGTGCCGCTGTTCCAGTTCACCGCCCCGGCGACGTCCGAGCTCATCGGTCAGCCGGAGCACTCGCCGCTGGTGCACCGGGTGGCGCGCTTCGACAACCGGGGCCCGTCGGTGCTGCTGGCCGGCCCGGTGGACCTGGTCCGCTCGAGCGGCTACGTGGGCCGGGCCCAGCTCAAGTTCACGGGCCTGGGCGAGAAGCTCAAGCTGGGCTTCGGCAGCGAGGACACCCTCCGCATCGCGCGCCTGGTGGACTCGAAGCAGGACACCCAGCGCCTCACCGGCAGGCGGACCCAGACCCACCAGGTGAAGCTGTTCCTCTCCAACACCGGCACCCGCGCGGAGAAGGTGGTTCTCGAGGAGCGCATGCCCGTGTCCGAGGTCGAGGCCGTGGAGGTGAAGCTGCTCCAGGACCAGACGAAGCCCGCCCCCGCGAAGGTGAGCGAGGACGGCATCGTGCGCTTCGAACTGGGTGCCCCACCCCGCTCACAACAGGAGCTGGCCTTCGCCTACTCGGTGGCCAGTTCCTCCAAGGTGGCCGGGCTCTAA